A stretch of DNA from Candidatus Poribacteria bacterium:
CCAACATATATGGGCCCGCTGATCCCAATCTGTCACGCATAATCCCGGGCACGATCGCCCATATACTCAACGGTGAACCTCCCGCCATCTTCGAGGAATCCCAATATCACATCCGCGAGTATACCTATATCAGCGATGTAGTGGAGGCATATCTGCTCCTGGCGGAGCGAATAGAGGAGACAAAGGGTAAAGCGTATAACGTTGGGGCGGGTGAAGGGAACATTTTAAGCACGAGGGAACTTGTGGAGAAGATAGCTTCGATGATGGGATCGAACGTTCGGATCAAAGTCATACCCCGCCGGTTCCCCGTGAGGGAGATCAAAACGCAGTATTTGCTGAGCGAGAGGATACGCAAGCTCGGATGGAGGCCGAAGGTTACCATAGAGGAAGGGTTATGGAGGACCATAAAGTGGTA
This window harbors:
- a CDS encoding NAD-dependent epimerase/dehydratase family protein, with amino-acid sequence NIYGPADPNLSRIIPGTIAHILNGEPPAIFEESQYHIREYTYISDVVEAYLLLAERIEETKGKAYNVGAGEGNILSTRELVEKIASMMGSNVRIKVIPRRFPVREIKTQYLLSERIRKLGWRPKVTIEEGLWRTIKWYASEEGKMFWRYWI